The genome window TCGGCAACCAGATGATATAGACTATATTGTCGGCTAAAGCCGCCAGACCGAACATCGAGGGAGGTGTATGCACGCTTTCAGCCACCGCCGCCATATTGGCGGTACCGCCGATCCAGCTTCCGGCCAATGCGCCGAATCCGGTCCAGGCCTCGGGAGGAAGCGTCCCCGCCACAATGCCATAACCGATCGGTGCGCCGATGACCACGCCCAGCGTGCCGAACAGCATCACGAATATACCTTTGCCCATCACCCTGATAGCCCCGCCGACATCGACATCCAGCATAAGCATCACCAGAAACAACGGCAAAACCACCGCGCTCATGAAATCATAGACCGGGGATCTGTTGGGGATCACGCCGACATTGGAGAGAACCAGCGGGATCATGTAAATAAACAGAAGCGGTGGAAAGGAATTGAACAGGCTCCACTGAGTTTTCTTTTCGAGCCAGAAAAAGAACCCGCAGATCGCTGACAGAACCATCAGGACCCCGACGGGTGATGAGATGATTGCGGTTGGAATTTCGACTTCAGGCATCTATCCCTCCCAAGATAAATTTGTTATCAAATTTCCCGCGGGTCGGTGATCGTGCCGGTCAGGGCAGAGGCCGCCACTGTGGCCGGGCTGGCCAGGTATACGAAACTGTCACGGTTGCCCATACGACCACGGAAATTGCGGTTGGCGGTCGAGATTATCTTCTCATCCTTAGCCGGTACGCCCATATGGGCGCCCAGGCAGGGTCCACAATTGGAGTTGGTGAAATATCCGCCGGCGTTCATGATGGTCTCGACATGACCCTGTTTCATCGCCTCCATAAAAACCTGCTGTGAGGCGGGTGTGACCTGGAAACGGACGCCCTCGGCCACTTTCTTGCCACGCACTATCTCAGCCGCGATGGCGATATCCTCCAGGCGGGCGTTGCAACATGTACCCAAAAACGCCATATTGACCTTTTCACCGCTCATTTCGCTGACGGGGTGAACATTGTCGACCGTATGCGGGCAGGCGACCTGCGGTTCGAGAGTGTCCAGATCGATCGTCATCTCGGTTTCATAATTGGCGTCGTCATCGGGATAAACCGGCTCGAAATCCATCTTTGCACGAGGCTTGACATAATCCAGTACCATCTGGTTGGGACGGATATAACCGTTTTTGGCACCCATCTCGACCGACATATTCGAAAACACAAAGCGCGAATCGAAACTGAACCTGTCCAACGCGTCGCCATGGAATTCCACCGACTTGTACAAAGCTCCATCGGCTTTGATTGTGCCGATTATCTTGAGGATGATATCCTTGGTGGCAACCGGTTCGGTCAGCATCCCATTGAGCGTTATCTTGATCGATTCGGGGCACCTGAGCCAGATTTGACCGGTGGCTAAAACGACAGCCATCTCGGAACGGCCTATACCCGCCCCGAATGCTCCCAACGCGCCGTAGTGGGTGGTATGAGAATCCGAGCCGACCATGACCTTGCCGGGCAGTACAAAACCTTCCTCGGTCAGGACCTGATGACAGATCCCGCGGTTGACGTCATAGAAATTCTTGATTCCCTGCTTCTTGACGAATTCACGCACGGTCTTATGATTTTCGGCATAAGTGGCGTTGGCGGCCGGGGAGCAATGATCCAGTACGATCACATGGATATCCGGGCTGTGGACTTTGTCGACTCCGATTTTGTAGAAAGTGTTGGATATGTCGGCGGTGTTGTCATGCGACATAGCCACGTCAGGCGCGATCTCGCAGATTTCGCCCGGTTTTACATCGTGCCCCATCTTATTAGTAAAAATCTTTTCAGCAAATGTCTGTCCCATAGTTTCTCCTAAGGCTTAATCTCAATGGAGTTTGTAATATATACGCAGGCAGAGGCGATGTCAATCAACTCAAGCAGGGGCTAAAGCTTTTTCTGGAGCAGTTTTTTGAGTTTTGCGGGTTGTGTTTTTGTGACTTCAGCTGATTTCATATTAGAGAATCCGGCCATACGCTTTATCGCCCGGGAGATTTCGGTGATCAGCCTGTCAGTCAGTTTGACATGGTCTTCGATTTGAATCAGATGAAAGATCAGTTTGTTCGCTTTGCGATCAGCTTTGGGATCGATTCGTCCGATGAAATCGAAACC of Candidatus Zixiibacteriota bacterium contains these proteins:
- a CDS encoding homoaconitate hydratase family protein codes for the protein MGQTFAEKIFTNKMGHDVKPGEICEIAPDVAMSHDNTADISNTFYKIGVDKVHSPDIHVIVLDHCSPAANATYAENHKTVREFVKKQGIKNFYDVNRGICHQVLTEEGFVLPGKVMVGSDSHTTHYGALGAFGAGIGRSEMAVVLATGQIWLRCPESIKITLNGMLTEPVATKDIILKIIGTIKADGALYKSVEFHGDALDRFSFDSRFVFSNMSVEMGAKNGYIRPNQMVLDYVKPRAKMDFEPVYPDDDANYETEMTIDLDTLEPQVACPHTVDNVHPVSEMSGEKVNMAFLGTCCNARLEDIAIAAEIVRGKKVAEGVRFQVTPASQQVFMEAMKQGHVETIMNAGGYFTNSNCGPCLGAHMGVPAKDEKIISTANRNFRGRMGNRDSFVYLASPATVAASALTGTITDPREI